TGTCGCGGGTGGAGGAATTGGCGGATCGCGAAGAAAATTTTAAGCCCAAAAACCCGATTCCTTTCAAAAGTTTGGTGCCTTTGCGGGAAATTATTGCCGAATCTTTGGGTCGTGGCAAAGCGACAAAATTAGTGGTGGAAGAATATGAAAATTTGGTTTTCAAAGGCGGCAATGAATTTAAAATCCTTTTGGATTTAGCCGAAGCCGAGCTGTCAAAAATAACTTTGCCGAAAATCGTTGAAGGAATTATGAAAGTCAGAAAAAAAGAATTATTTGTTTTGCCCGGCTATGACGGCGAATACGGCACTGTCAAAATTTTTTCCGAGGGAGAAAAAAATAAACCGCCTTTGGCTCAAAAAAATTTGTTTGGCTAAAAATAAAAGCCCCGATTTAATCGGGGCTTTTTAAATTATTGTTCGTAGTTAAAATCTTTTTTTTTGAGGCCTGCCAGAATTTCCGGTCAGTTTGCTATTTTTTCCGCTATTTTATAAACATCACCCGCGCCCAAGGTTAGGATAATCAATTTTGAGTTAATTTTCTTTAATTTCCTTACCTCATTAGCAAAAAATTTGGTTTCAAAAGGCGTGGATTTGGCCTGGGTATGGTGTTTTCTTACTTCTTTCAAAAGAAGCCCATCTATATTTTTTTTCGGTTTTTGTTCGCGGGCCGAAGCAAAAGTGGGCAAAAGATAAACAAAATCGGCTTTTTGGAAACATCGGCCGAATTCTTTAAGCAGAATTTTGGTGCGCGAAAAAGTGTGAGGCTGGAAAATCGCTAAAAGTTTGTAATCAGGATATTTTTCTTTAAGCGCGGCTAAAGTAGCCTTGATTTCTTCTGGATGATGGGCGTAATCATCAACAATTATTATTTTTTGTTTTTTGATATAAAATTCCAGCCGGCGTTTTACTCCTTTGAAAGTTTCAAAAGCGGTTTTGATTTTACGGTCAGGGATTTTCAATTCTTTGGCCAGCCGATAAACCAAGAAAGCGTTTTCTTTGTTTTTATCTCCCAATAAAGGAAAATCAATTTTCGTCAAGAATTTTTTGAAGGCCGGAGAAATTTTTTGACCGGCCAAAACTTTTTTCGCGGTTTGTTTTTTTAATTGTTCAAAAGCCAGCCGGTATTCCTTTCTATTTTTGAAAGAATCCGGATGGTCAAAGTCAATATTGGTAATTAAAAGATAATCGGGTTTCAAGAAAAGAAATTTTTTCTGGTATTCATCGCCCTCGGCAACCAGCCATTTATTTTCTCCTTTTTTAAAATTGCTTTGCCAATTATTACTTACGCCGCCCAGAAAAATAGTTGGTTTGAAGCCGGAAGCGCTTAAAAGATACCCTGCTAAAGCCGTGGTCGTGGTTTTGCCGTGAGAGCCGGCGATTAAAATTTTATTTTCTCCTTGATTAAAAATTTCCGCCAAGGTCTGGCCGTAGTTTTTTAAAGGAATTCCCAGTTTAACGGCTTTTTTGATTTCGGGATGATTTTGATTATAAGCCGAAGAATAAACGACCAAATCAAGGCTTGGATTGATATTTTTGGGAGAAAATGAATTTATCGGTATTTTCAGCCGTTTGAGAGCGGCGTCAGCCGGAAATTTTTCCTTGCTGTCTGAGCCGGTTATTTTAGCTCCGGCT
The bacterium genome window above contains:
- a CDS encoding cyanophycin synthetase, with translation MQTKGEKIHIIGVKGIGISALAQFFAKAGAKITGSDSKEKFPADAALKRLKIPINSFSPKNINPSLDLVVYSSAYNQNHPEIKKAVKLGIPLKNYGQTLAEIFNQGENKILIAGSHGKTTTTALAGYLLSASGFKPTIFLGGVSNNWQSNFKKGENKWLVAEGDEYQKKFLFLKPDYLLITNIDFDHPDSFKNRKEYRLAFEQLKKQTAKKVLAGQKISPAFKKFLTKIDFPLLGDKNKENAFLVYRLAKELKIPDRKIKTAFETFKGVKRRLEFYIKKQKIIIVDDYAHHPEEIKATLAALKEKYPDYKLLAIFQPHTFSRTKILLKEFGRCFQKADFVYLLPTFASAREQKPKKNIDGLLLKEVRKHHTQAKSTPFETKFFANEVRKLKKINSKLIILTLGAGDVYKIAEKIAN